The Lachnospiraceae bacterium KM106-2 nucleotide sequence GTGCGGAATGCATTGGCTGCTGTCTGTCCAGCTTCACGAAATCCTTTTGCAAGAAGTGCTGTCTTTGCTATATCATTATCTGTTGTCTTGATTGCACCTCTTACATTTTCTCGGATATCAAGAAGCCTTTTCTTAATTCCTAAGAACTCCGACGCCCTGTATAATGCAGCTCTTCCCTTTTCCTTTGCTTCTTCGACTATACTCTTTGCTGTAGATTTGACCTGTGCTTTCACTTCCAATACCTGCGACTTTATCTGCTCACATCTGGCATTAAGTTGCTCCTGTGCTTCCGACAATGCCTTTTTAGCATTATTGACAAGTGTATCTTCCTGCATTTCTTTGATCTGATTCTGCATATTGGTGAGTTCTTCCGTCATGGAATCAATCTTTTTCTCCAGTCCATCCACATAGCTGCATATCTCAAATACATCGTTTGCCTGCTCCTTCATGGCATTTTTCTTTAGTAATTCGAGAAGTTCTCTTATGACCTCCTCGTTGGTAAGTGTTTTTCCTGCTTCTATATCCATTCTGTTTCCTCCATTCTGTAAATGGGGCAGCCTTGGCGCCCCTGTAACATGATTACTAATTATCGAAAGGGCGTTGCCTCTTTGTCCTTCTCTTTATCGGGATTGCCATGATGTTTCTCGGCACTCTCCCTCGCCTTTTCGTTGCTCTTATCCTTTGCTTTCTCATATTCAGAGATAATCTCATTATAGAGTTTTTCCCTGAAATCCTTTGTGACCGGATAGCAGACATCCTGATAGATGGGCTTGCCCTGCTCGTCCACCTGCTTTGTCTTATAAGAAGGCATTGATACAAAGATTTTCTCTTTGCCCTGCACGATATTGATGTTATTTACGATGAAACTGTTTTCAAAGTAAATACGGGCAAGTCCTTTGATGTTACTGCCTTCCCTCTCATAAGGTGTCACAGTTACGGAAAACTCAGGCATTTCACGTGTTCTGTCCTGCTTCTGTGTCTCCTCTTTCTCTGGTTCCTTGATTCTTGCATAGGCATCAAGGATATTGGTATAGAGTTCCTCACGAAACTCTGCTGTGATAGGATTACACACATCCTTATAAATCACACCATTGCTTTCATCACGCTCATTGGAGCGGTATCTAGGCATTGAAACAAAAAGCTCTCCCTTGTCCTTATTCTCAAGGATTGCAATATTGGTGATCTTAAATGAATCACCGAATACTACTGTTGCAAATCCTTTGATATTGCTGCCCTCTTTTGCCCTTACTTCGTTTACTTTAATCGAATACTTCATATACTATTCCTCGCTTTCTTTTTGTTCTTTTTTTTGCTCCGGTATGATAAGCTCACACCAAAGCTGTTCTATCTGTTCACAAGACAATCTGCCATTAAGCCAGTTGCAAAGTGTAACAACCATTCCATCCTGCTCGTAGTAGAGCCACTCCTGTGTTTCAATGTTCCCCTCATACACGATGGTCACATCAAAATCAGGCATAAATAATCCTTCCTCTGCATCCCATACACAGGCTATTCCCTGTCTGAGTGTCAGATTCAGGCTTTCGACATACACAGACCAGCCGCTTACGACTATCTGAAATTCATCATCAATCTCTGCAATATCATCCTCGATGTCAATTAGCTCTTCCATTTCCGATACTGCCTCTTCTATCTCACCTAACCGGTATCTCTTATTCATCCATCACCGCCTCCTTATAAATGCATCTGACCAAAAAACGAATGGTTCCTTTTTGGGAACAGGTAAAAAGAGTTAGTTCTTTTTCATCGCCCTGTGTCTTGATGCTGTTATCATACGGATTTACTACCTCTGTCTCTGTTACCTCATAGATATGCTTCAGCCCATTTTTGTCGGTTATCATTACTTCATCACCTATGGATATCTGACTTAGTGGTGTAAAAAATGTGCCATATCTGCTGCCATTGTGACCGCACAATACACAGTTGCCACTCTCCCCAATCCCTGCTGTTTCTTCTATATGACCGATCCCGGCATTAAGCACTTTACTTGTGGTTCCTTCCATTACCGGATACCGGATATCTATGCCCGGTATCTCAATGATACCGATAACACCGCCTTCTTTAAAAATGGCTTCATCCTCTTCACTAATGGAGGTTTGCTCTTCCTCCACATCTGTTTCTTCATCGTAATCATCCTCCAATGTCTGCTCAAATTCACTTATGAGCTGTTCTGTCTGTTTTTCTCCTGTTGCCCGCCAGAAAAAAGGGACTGCCATAATGGCAATCCCTGCTGTAATCAGTAGTCCTGCGACCACTTTTCTTATGCTCATATTATTCACTCTCCTATCGTGTTCTGCCCTCTCTGTCCGCTTGATAAGCACCTTTATCCTCTGCTACAATTGCTGCAGCTTCCATCCTGTCATCTGCTTCTCTTTCTTCCTCCGGTCCGCTCAGGTCTGCATCCACAGCCTTTGCGTTCTCAAGGTCAAGCTGGGCATTCAGTTCACACTGTCTTGCCAGCTTTTCTTCCAGCTCCGTGCTGTATGCAAATGGCTTATCATACTCAGTCTTTGATGCTTCAAGGTCATTCTGGTACTGCTCAATCTTCTTTTCTAAGAAATCAATGTTCTCATGGAGTCCATTGAACAGGTTTTCAAGCTTCACCATACTGCCGACCGGACTGGTGGAAAGCTCTGCTTTATACTCTGTCTTTCCACGAAGCACCATATAATTGATGTCAAGGAAGTTCTTTTCCACAAGCAGCTCAAATCCATGGAATTTACCGATTGCAGTTGTCTCTCCGGTCTTACACTTGCTGATTGCTTCAAGCATCATGGTTCCACCATCCACACGCTCAGTATAAGTTGCTTTGCCTATGGTAATGGCAAATTCTGGATTATCAATCAGCTCCTTATCCCTTGCCTTTACATCCTCACGGACATTGGCAAGCTTTTCTGTTGCTGTCTTAATGAGCTTCGGGTACTTAATCATAAAGTTGTCCTGAAGTCCATATCTCTGATTGTCATAGGATGCCTTTAAGAGCTTTAATCTCTGGACATCATTGTCAATCTCCATCTTTTCCTTGATCAAAGGATTACCGGTGGCAACCGCCTTAATCTCTGCATAGGAAAGTGTTGCCTCGTCGATATCCTCGCAGCTTCGGCTTACCGCCTTGCTTGTCATTACCTGACTGATGAATCGCTGCTTATTCTCAACCAGCGAGTCGGGTAGGTCAGCGGTATTACTACCGCCTTCCCCCCTAAGAACCGTACGTGAGAGTTTCCCCTCATACGGCTCAAGCACTTATAAACCCTGTTGTTCTAACAGAGCCAGCTCATCATTTTCAATCGAGTAGTGTATCTTTCTGTGACAATCGGCATGAAGTAAATAATGTCTTTCCTTGTAGTCTTTGCCTAATGTCGTGTGTATTCGGAAACCTCTTTCAATCGTAATGCGTTCGTTACAGTGAGGGCATATTCCATTCTGCATTTTATACAGTGCGTTTATCTTCTTTCTTCCCTTTATCTCACGCATCATTCTCATAGTGTCTCTTTCCTCAAAATATTCTTTCCATCTGCTGTCAAACGGTGTTGCTTCTGATTTTGTTTTCAGAAATCTCGTGATATGAGTATCTGTTGCATAAATCAGTTTTAGTGCAAAACCATCTTTCGTTGTGGCACAGAAGGTCCAGCTTCTTGTACCTATCTGTCTGAAATATCTCTTGGCAATCCACTTTTTACCCTTTTTCGGATGTCTGCGATAGCACCATCTCCAAAGGCTTCTCCATACATCGAAGTCAAATCTTTCAAACGCTTCATGTGATACATTGTATTTCTGATAATTAACCCAACCACGAATTACGGGATTTAACTGTCTGATTAAATCTTCCTGTCGGCATGTTGCATTACTTTTAATGATTGAACGAACTTTATCCACGATTGCTTTGTAATTCTTTTTAGACGGCTTGGTTAATAACTTATCCTTATACCATCTGATGTTACAGCCGAGAAAATCAAAGCCATCTGTGATGTGTGTGATTACCGTCTTTTCCTTAGACAACTCCAATCCTCTTTCTGCCATAAATTCCTCCACAATCGGTAGTACACCATTTTCAAGAAGTTCCTTTGTTTCGCCTGTGATAATAAAATCATCTGCATATCTGATAAAATTTACTTTTGGAAAATATGCTTTTCCTTTTATCTTCGTTTTATGGTATTTCGCTTTCAGTTTTGTTTCCAATCCATCGAGCACCATGTTACAGATAACTGGCGAGATAGCTGAGCCTTGCGGACTTCCCTGTTCCGTAGGGAACAGTTTTCTAGTTTCGATATATCCGCATTTCAGCCATTTACGCAGAATTTCCTTATCCAATGGAATATTATTTAAAATCCATTCGTGACTAATGTTGTCAAAACATCCCTTGATGTCTCCCTCAAGTACCCATTTTGGCGATTTCGCCTTATTCAGACTTGTAAAGCACTGCTCTATTGCGTCCTGCGTACATCTACCAATCCTAAAACCATAGGAATTAGGGTCTGCTGTAATTTCCGCAATCGGCTCTAATGCGAATTTATATAATGTCTGCATTGCCCTGTCTTTCATAGTCGGAATACTTAAAGGTCTCTTTTTCCCATTCTTCTTAGGTATATATACTCTTTTTAATGGTTGTGGTTTGTAGTTCTTGCGTTTTAAATCCAGAATTGCTTCATATTTGGACTTTGGTGTAGACCATAATACTCCGTCTACTCCTGCTGTCCTTTTTCCTCGATTTTCTGTTACCCTTTTTACTGCCAAAGCTCTAGCGTAAAAAGAGTGTGTGAGTAACCACTGCAAGGATTTTACCCTGCCATGTTTACCCTCTTGATGAGCCTTTACGATACGCATTTGTAGTTTTTTAACGTACGCATTGGCTTTGTTCCAATCAATCTTGTCCCATTCCTTTGCGACGTCAGAAGTCGCACACATTTTCATGTCCATTTGCTTTACTCCTTTCAAAAATTCTATAAATTCTCTCGTAATTAAGCACCATGCGGAAGTCTGCTCCCCTTTCGGGTGGGGCAAATTTTGAACCCCTATCCACTCCATTACAGAATGGCATTCGCTTTTTCCGCAATCCCATACCCGCATTTCCAACAGCTTTCCTTACGGTCTGCCTGCCCAATGGGCAGAAATACGGGCTTACCGTGTTCCACTTAATTAACATGATAGGTTAGGTTCCGCCTCTTCTCCGGCAGTCTTATGTCCGTGTACCCCCAAACATGGAGAGGGGTAACCAACTGCACACCTTTTGGTTCAAGCCTGTCAGCTACTTTGGCTTGTTTCGCCTTAACGAAGTTTATCAGCGGTTCACATATGTTAACCATACTATCAAAGCCTGCACCCTAACCACTTTGTAGCTAGCAGTTTCGATTTTAACCTCACGGTTTAAATCTCCAAGTAGGGTTACGTTTAATCACCAGCTTTTGAACAATGTCATTACTGACACAGCCAATGGTGACGGCTTCAGCCAACGGAATGGCTGGTTTGGTCGGATAATCCGCCAAACAGTTAAATTAAGCGACTTCACGTCGCACCCAGTTGTATGCATCAAATGTTCCTTTGGTGACATATCTGTAGATTGCCACCTCTTCATTTTCGTTGCCCTGTCTGATACCTCGTCCTTCCCTCTGTTCAATGGAGGAAGGCTTCCAAGGACAGTCCACATGGTGCATTGCAACAAGGTGTGTCTGCACATTTACACCTGTTCCACACTTGTCCGTTGAACCGATAAGAACCTTCTTTTTACCTGTCCTCATCTCCTTAAAAAGTGCATCCCTCTGTGCGTCAGTCTTAGCATCATGGATAAAAGCTATCTCCTCTGCCGGAATACCATATTGGATAAGAGTTTCTTTCAGATAATCATAGATGGTGAAGTCCTTATCCGGTCCCGGTGTGCCGATGTCCGAAAAAATAAGCTGGCAGCCTATATGACCATCAGCATTTCCTTTCTCATATTCTTTCCAGACATTTTCTGCTACCTTATTGAGCTTTCCATCCGGATGGTTTGGTGCATCCTTATCAATCAGTCTTGCATCTGTTCCGAGAAGTCTTGCCTCATGGGTAATCTTCAGGAAGTTATCCACGCTTGGATCAACTCCACCGCCTCTGATACGCTCTGCTCTCACAACAAAGTCTTCCATGACCTGCTTTACATACCAGTCAGGCTCCGACTCCACAATAATAGGCTTGCCGCCACGAAGAGCCGGTACATCAAGGTCAAGCATGTCTGCAGTCTGCACATCAGCTACTTCACGGAAGATATTCATAAGCTCCGGCAGATTCGTAAACTTATTGAATCTGCTCTTAAAACGGAATCCGCTTCCCTCTACTGTAAGCTCAAGTGCTGTTGTCACTTCACCAAAGTTCGCTGCCCATGAGTCAAAGTGATAAATCCCCATCTCTTCAAGTGCCGCTTTCTGCAAGTAAAGCTGCATGACATACATCTCACACATGGTATTGGATATCGGTGTACCAGTTGCAAACACAATGCCTCTGCCATCATTTATCTCTGATAGATACTGGCATTTAAGCTGCATATCCGTTGACTTCTTAGCTCCGCTACTGCTGATACCTGACACATTATTCATCTTGGAAAAAATCGCAAGGTTCTTAAAATTATGTGCTTCGTCTACCATAATAGAATCTACACCCAGTTCCTCAAAGGTAATAAGGTCATCCTTCCTGCTCTCATCTGACAAGGATTTCAGCTGTTCCTCCAGTTTTTTCTTCTGGCTTTCCATCTGCTTTACTGTCCAGCGTTCTCCATTACGCTCTTTCATCTCATCTATCGCATAACTGATTTCTTCAATCTGCTCGTTAAGCATTCGCTCCTTTCTCTATGCGGAGATTGGGATTTTCTCAAACTGTGAGTGTGACATGATGATACAGTCATAGTCACCAGTTGCAATCCTTGATACGAACTGCTTTCTGCGGCTTTTTTCAAAATCACGCTCCGTGGCAACTAAGATATTTGCTGACGGATAAAGCCTTAAAAACTCTGATGCCGTCTGACCGATGAGCGGCTTTGGAACAACCATGATTGTCTTATTGGCAAGTCCGAGTCTCTTCTGCTCCATGCAGGCAGCCATCATCTCAAAGGATTTTCCGGCACCAACGCAGTGTGCCAGCAGGGTATTTCCTCCGAGAAGGATTCTTGCCACCGCATTCTTCTGATGTGGCTTTAACTCAATCGCCGGATTCATTCCCGGAAACTGTAAATGGCTTCCGTCATACTCACGCAGGCGGATGTTATTAAATGTCTCATTGTAATACTCCACATACTTCTGTCTTCGCTCCGGCTCTGCAAACAGCCATTCCTTGAACTTCTCCTTGATCATGTTCTGTTTTTCCCTTGCAAGCATTGTCTCATTCTTATTGACTTCGTAATGATATTTGCCATCACCGTCATCAATCCTGTCCCTTACTGTTACAGTTTTAAGATTCAGCGTATCCTCAAAAATAGAATAAGCATCCATGCGGCTTGTACCATAAGTCTTAGTGGCTGCCACTGAATGCTTATCCATGCTTTTATTCTCGATGAACCATTCCATGCTCATCTTATTTAAGTGTACCTGAATGCCGGTATTGTAAAACTGGCTTCTGACTGCTCTTGCCCGTCTTGGTGTATTTAGAAGCTCATATATAAACTGCTCATAATCCAGCGGTTCAATCCATGTTGTGCCAATCTTTACATCAATATCCGAGGCTTCAATCCACTCCGGCTGCACCTTTTCAAGTGCTGCCACATTGCCTGCAAATCTTTCTGCCTGCGGATTGTCTGTATCAGCTGCCATAGCCTTTGCTACACGGAGCTTGTCTCTCACATTGCCGGAAAGATACTCGTCTGCTGTCTCCCAGCCGATATCAGGATTGTTCTCGTTGTAACGGTCGGGATTAAGGAAAATCAGTCCGTCCAGCTCTTCCACAAGAACTGCCCTTCTAAGCTCTGCCAAAGCATCATCACTAAATGTTATCTCATCCGCTACCTGTCCTGTTTTTTCCGCAAGTTCATCCTTTGCATTTGTAATATCCGGCTCATAGATAGAAAGCATATAGGCAAGATTTACATATCCAAATTCATTGACGGATACATTTAATGCTTCCACAGCAGTCTCAACCCTGTCTATGACAGTCTTTGCCTTAATCGTCTGCTTATAAAACATATCCGCTTTTTTCACCTCCCCGTCTTCATTTACTTCCTCAAGACTGCAAAGAAGTGGGTAATCGCTGTCATCTCGAAATGCTATTCTGTTTGCTTTTGAAGTAATGGCTCCATACTGCTTTACGAAGGCATCATATTTTACATTAAGAAGTCTCTGCTTATCAGAAAGCTCCTCCTCGCTGCAGCCATCCATCTGGATATCAATCAGCTCTCTTGTTATCTGTCTGATTTCATCAAGACTTCGGATTCGCTCCTCAGCAGTCTGTGATACTTCTTTTCTTACCATCTCGGAATTTTCCCTGTAATAGAGCTTTCCTTCATAAAATGTGTAAGTGTAGTTTCTCACATCCGGATCAGCCGGGATAACTTCCTCTGTCTGCTCCGCCTCATCTGCCACTCTCCCAAAATCTGTCATCTGGGCTTTGATATTTCCGATTGCCTTATTGAGAGCCTCGTACATATTGAAGTTCTCATCATTATTCACACAGACTGTATATCTGCTGTCCTGTCCATAAATCCTTGTATCATATTCCATAGATCCAAGCATCATCTCCGGATGCTCTGCAAAATAAGAGTTGACTGCAATTCCGTTCTCGGTCACACCAAGGTGTACCCAGTCAGGCTCAATATCAATCTTTCTCTCCCTCTTCTGCAAAAACAGGATATCTGCTGTCACTTCGGTTCCTGCATTGTCTTTAAATGCAGTATTCGGAAGTCTTACTGCTCCCACAAGCTCTGCCCTTTCAGCCAGATACTTTCGGATAGTAGGATTTGCCTTATCAAGTGTTCCCTTTGTGGTAATTACAGCAACCATGCCTCCCGGTCTTACCTGGTCAAGTGCTTTTGCAAGGAAGTAATCGTGGATACGGAAGTTATACTTGTTGTACTTCGGATCAAATACCTTGTAATCGCCAAACGGCACATTTCCGACAACCACATCAAAAAAGTTGTCTGGATAAGTAGTATTCTCAAATCCTGTGATACTGATATTGGCATTCTGATAAAGCTGCTTTGCAATTCTTCCTGAAATGCTGTCAAGCTCTACCCCATACAGCTTGCTTCTCTGCATTGGTGCCGGCATACTTCCAAAGAAGTTACCGATACCCATAGATGGCTCTAATACATTGCCACTTCTGAAACCAAACTGGACAAGTGCCGAGTTCATGCACATGGCAATCTCCGGTAAAGTATAAAAGGCATTGTTTACTGTTGCCCTTGCAGCACTGTATTCCTCATCAGATAAAAGGTCTTTCAGCTCTGCATATTCTTTGCTCCAGCCTGCGTTTTCCTCGTCAAATGCCTGTGACAGTCCGCCCCAGCCGACAAACTTCGACAGGATTTTCTGCTCATCTGGTGTGGCAAGGCGGTTCTCTGACTCAATCTGCTTTAAAGTGCGGATTGCGTCAATGTTCCACTTGTATCTGGTCTTGGCACCGCCTTTTTCCAACTCCCAGAGATTGTAATGGAAGTTGTGCTTTTTCTGATTGTCAGCAACTGCCAGTTCTGTTTCATCCTGTAACTGAGATTCTTCGGTTGATTCTCTTTGACTGTCATCTCGATGCAAATCATCAGATACATCAACTGACGCTGGTTCGATATTATCTGACACAATACGACCATTCTCGTCAATCTTGGTATTCCAGCCATTTGCAATCGCTCTTTCCCTGGTTTCAAGACGATTGGCTCTTACACTATCCTCGATATCAAAGAATCTCTTATAGACCGGATTCATCTTATCCCTGTCAGCTTTCTGCTTTGTCTCCTGATAATACTTTTTCTGGTCTTCTCCACAGTAAAATGGCTGTTTTACCATATAGGATAAAATCTCGTATAACTCACGCCAATCGAGTGCACCTTCCTTACGCACACCATTCCTGTTCTTATAGCTGATCTTCACATATCCGCTTCTGATTGAGTACTCCACAAGACCATACTTATTGTTGGAATATGCCTTTCTTTCTGCATTATCTGTCCCCAATGCGATATCCCT carries:
- a CDS encoding sortase A, LPXTG specific, encoding MSIRKVVAGLLITAGIAIMAVPFFWRATGEKQTEQLISEFEQTLEDDYDEETDVEEEQTSISEEDEAIFKEGGVIGIIEIPGIDIRYPVMEGTTSKVLNAGIGHIEETAGIGESGNCVLCGHNGSRYGTFFTPLSQISIGDEVMITDKNGLKHIYEVTETEVVNPYDNSIKTQGDEKELTLFTCSQKGTIRFLVRCIYKEAVMDE
- a CDS encoding DNA methylase, whose protein sequence is MTSKAVSRSCEDIDEATLSYAEIKAVATGNPLIKEKMEIDNDVQRLKLLKASYDNQRYGLQDNFMIKYPKLIKTATEKLANVREDVKARDKELIDNPEFAITIGKATYTERVDGGTMMLEAISKCKTGETTAIGKFHGFELLVEKNFLDINYMVLRGKTEYKAELSTSPVGSMVKLENLFNGLHENIDFLEKKIEQYQNDLEASKTEYDKPFAYSTELEEKLARQCELNAQLDLENAKAVDADLSGPEEEREADDRMEAAAIVAEDKGAYQADREGRTR
- a CDS encoding retron-type RNA-directed DNA polymerase, whose amino-acid sequence is MRVWDCGKSECHSVMEWIGVQNLPHPKGEQTSAWCLITREFIEFLKGVKQMDMKMCATSDVAKEWDKIDWNKANAYVKKLQMRIVKAHQEGKHGRVKSLQWLLTHSFYARALAVKRVTENRGKRTAGVDGVLWSTPKSKYEAILDLKRKNYKPQPLKRVYIPKKNGKKRPLSIPTMKDRAMQTLYKFALEPIAEITADPNSYGFRIGRCTQDAIEQCFTSLNKAKSPKWVLEGDIKGCFDNISHEWILNNIPLDKEILRKWLKCGYIETRKLFPTEQGSPQGSAISPVICNMVLDGLETKLKAKYHKTKIKGKAYFPKVNFIRYADDFIITGETKELLENGVLPIVEEFMAERGLELSKEKTVITHITDGFDFLGCNIRWYKDKLLTKPSKKNYKAIVDKVRSIIKSNATCRQEDLIRQLNPVIRGWVNYQKYNVSHEAFERFDFDVWRSLWRWCYRRHPKKGKKWIAKRYFRQIGTRSWTFCATTKDGFALKLIYATDTHITRFLKTKSEATPFDSRWKEYFEERDTMRMMREIKGRKKINALYKMQNGICPHCNERITIERGFRIHTTLGKDYKERHYLLHADCHRKIHYSIENDELALLEQQGL
- a CDS encoding superfamily II DNA and RNA helicase — protein: MLNEQIEEISYAIDEMKERNGERWTVKQMESQKKKLEEQLKSLSDESRKDDLITFEELGVDSIMVDEAHNFKNLAIFSKMNNVSGISSSGAKKSTDMQLKCQYLSEINDGRGIVFATGTPISNTMCEMYVMQLYLQKAALEEMGIYHFDSWAANFGEVTTALELTVEGSGFRFKSRFNKFTNLPELMNIFREVADVQTADMLDLDVPALRGGKPIIVESEPDWYVKQVMEDFVVRAERIRGGGVDPSVDNFLKITHEARLLGTDARLIDKDAPNHPDGKLNKVAENVWKEYEKGNADGHIGCQLIFSDIGTPGPDKDFTIYDYLKETLIQYGIPAEEIAFIHDAKTDAQRDALFKEMRTGKKKVLIGSTDKCGTGVNVQTHLVAMHHVDCPWKPSSIEQREGRGIRQGNENEEVAIYRYVTKGTFDAYNWVRREVA
- a CDS encoding helicase, Snf2 family, whose translation is MGVDMKVKAIYDSEIGNITRSEKNWKDVLKVAGQLYRYEFDNIVMVTAQRPPEKSTLMADYDTWKKVGRYVRRGAKGCAIFPSRALNPRMRYIFDISDTGGKNVKLTWDLEGENLKDYVDFLVSEGQIEQYDNSDRESLKNILKQFTGTDVWLIIKEEFGDRMTELMQLSGSVIKEESKKRNGLQQEMDMEQLVYASVMYAVGTRCGFDLSVQEQDFSQIVNIKDEEIIYRLGSIVCDVSCSALREFSRNLKAIESERRIGYVRRNDLQGSGRTALSADRDAGRDGGSHEAGQIRKDGDELSKGERAGKIQDADEIREDVREDVSGRGGSEPAVRPVRDAVSGEAQATESVIDNGDVEDKRAGEDAGRGSGTESDSDAIPLESDDTELNRELDEINSLGVSKEAEYTQASFFFDQNGQASIGTIHTEDENNNQFMRQFEQDRKAALAGKYNYLNPKKSATVPSEYIKQVLMRGTGFIGGKGRVCKIFETEIDAGTRAKRIKAEYGQGGAGWPVDGLGLHGYDTFHGNGLRFQWRDEDGEVEGYVSWKDIEKELGVLILTGEYQPETPRIDELAMDGLREDDEVIDAEYWEVEPEEAESEIDDYAIPDEPESYASNRDYVSAKGMTPQETADEDRMVTQAEYGAEIEAETTEKDPSELKYITPIDYAKRIAELDEDLRDAAEILVTDCNCYTPFRAFLMDVVQSDFAFMPNKLDFIRDIALGTDNAERKAYSNNKYGLVEYSIRSGYVKISYKNRNGVRKEGALDWRELYEILSYMVKQPFYCGEDQKKYYQETKQKADRDKMNPVYKRFFDIEDSVRANRLETRERAIANGWNTKIDENGRIVSDNIEPASVDVSDDLHRDDSQRESTEESQLQDETELAVADNQKKHNFHYNLWELEKGGAKTRYKWNIDAIRTLKQIESENRLATPDEQKILSKFVGWGGLSQAFDEENAGWSKEYAELKDLLSDEEYSAARATVNNAFYTLPEIAMCMNSALVQFGFRSGNVLEPSMGIGNFFGSMPAPMQRSKLYGVELDSISGRIAKQLYQNANISITGFENTTYPDNFFDVVVGNVPFGDYKVFDPKYNKYNFRIHDYFLAKALDQVRPGGMVAVITTKGTLDKANPTIRKYLAERAELVGAVRLPNTAFKDNAGTEVTADILFLQKRERKIDIEPDWVHLGVTENGIAVNSYFAEHPEMMLGSMEYDTRIYGQDSRYTVCVNNDENFNMYEALNKAIGNIKAQMTDFGRVADEAEQTEEVIPADPDVRNYTYTFYEGKLYYRENSEMVRKEVSQTAEERIRSLDEIRQITRELIDIQMDGCSEEELSDKQRLLNVKYDAFVKQYGAITSKANRIAFRDDSDYPLLCSLEEVNEDGEVKKADMFYKQTIKAKTVIDRVETAVEALNVSVNEFGYVNLAYMLSIYEPDITNAKDELAEKTGQVADEITFSDDALAELRRAVLVEELDGLIFLNPDRYNENNPDIGWETADEYLSGNVRDKLRVAKAMAADTDNPQAERFAGNVAALEKVQPEWIEASDIDVKIGTTWIEPLDYEQFIYELLNTPRRARAVRSQFYNTGIQVHLNKMSMEWFIENKSMDKHSVAATKTYGTSRMDAYSIFEDTLNLKTVTVRDRIDDGDGKYHYEVNKNETMLAREKQNMIKEKFKEWLFAEPERRQKYVEYYNETFNNIRLREYDGSHLQFPGMNPAIELKPHQKNAVARILLGGNTLLAHCVGAGKSFEMMAACMEQKRLGLANKTIMVVPKPLIGQTASEFLRLYPSANILVATERDFEKSRRKQFVSRIATGDYDCIIMSHSQFEKIPISA